The Cannabis sativa cultivar Pink pepper isolate KNU-18-1 chromosome 8, ASM2916894v1, whole genome shotgun sequence genomic interval GTCCTAAGTTCTAGAACAATACTTGTATTAGTCGATTGgttaatttggattagtaattAGTTGTTGTAATAAGGGGTGATTAAATCAGAGGCACCCTTCTTTTAACTATGCTATCCTTGTATCAACTTGCATCAACTCAGAAAGTTTCTACTTTTCTTTCCCACCATCAATTTTTCTGTCAGTTTTTGCAAATTATCTTCTGGTAGGGCATCTGATACCCACTCAATATTGGATGTCCAAAAAAGACACTTTAGAGCATAGTTTGGCTGAATAAGTTCTTATAAGTAAGTTGAGAATTGTTAAAGGTAAATCATAGGGCATCTAATATTGCTCAAAATAGTAATGTaacttcatttatttattttgtaaggaAAATATAATTTCATCAATTATATAAAATGGAATCAAACCACTCATATCAATTacaatatattataattctttTTCACTATTGGTTAACTAACTCGGGTAAAACAGATTTAATCTCCTAATTAGATACACAACACATTGAAGTAACGATAATTCATAGTGAATACACCAAATCCACAAGGACAAAATTTATAGCAAAATCTAAAAAAGAACCCAAACCCCAACAATGGAAGAGCCCTTGCATGATTCTTGGATCCACCTAGACCAGAGGCTGAGATTCATCTCCAACTACCAACCAACAGCCATGCTAAGAGAACAATCGCAGGCAATTAAACCCATGACTATGAGCAAGAATTAGAATGGCAAGTTCTCTCAAAAATCTCTTTGATGGTTTCAATTGTCTTGTTAAAGATTTGATTATTGATATTCATAGGCTCATTGGCACAACTATTAGAaaagctaattatttaataataataataaaaataataagtaaaaGATATAAGTTTTTGAAAAGACTATGATTTAAAGTGTTTGGTAAGCAATTTAAAACGagcttattaaaaaatttatgaaaaaattatatataaaagttaaagCTGGTACaatccaattttttaaaaaagctattttgattaaaaaactataataaatttgtttatactgaaatatattaactttttttattatatttaaaataaataaattataataaaaaataatatttaaatatcttaattttttattttgtcttaaaaatattttatatttatatttttaatattaacattCCACATCAATCTAAaatttcttatatactttaatttttgatCTTCTTTATATGCTAGAACAatactataatttatttttattaaatgcaTACAAATTTATACTTTTtggagaaaataattaaaaatatataaaatttagagggattatttcacaaaaacataaaaacaacaaaaaaattacaaaaatacggtttcatggaattttaaatatttttacgattttttttaattttatttacagaaaatacggtctttttatgttgtaatcttgttaatttgttgttgattttttgttatatgtatgttattttttattattattttgatgttattttcatgtaggtttcttgttgattttatgttgttttcgtgttattttttggaaaaccgtaaaaatgtaaaaaaaaatcattctttgaacgtaaaaatgtaaatattttacaaaaaatggtgtcttatgtaattattccaaatttaaatttttatataacataaatttttatatatttgtgattatgatgAACTAGAttataatattatcattatcGTTATAATAGAATTTTAACAACTCACAACTCTCaacacattaaaatttataatttatcaaACACGctgctcaatttttttttcacagttCTACTACAACTATTTTTCTTACAACACAACTACAACTACTGCCAAACTgaccaataatttttttatcattttttccttgtaACACATGCCATAAGTTTTGCTCATAGATATGCTAGAGTTGGATGGTAATTATTTTTGGTTGGAAGAAATCTTTCCCTGTTATTATAAATTACTCATGTCAATAATTTATGATAAGAAAGTTTCATtctcaaaagaaaaaagaaaaaaaaaagcttccACTAAAAattagattcaaaattaaaataattgagCAACTAATTAGATTGAATAAGACTTTAAGGTTAAATATGATGACGATTTCCAATAATCTTTTATTAGATTAAATTGGTCaagtacaaaaatattattgtaTGACCAACTCAATTACATAAACTAAACAATATTCGAATATGGGGAACATTCAACTTTGTTAGAGAAACTAAATAATTGAtaagtatatacataaataaatattccaCATTTATAATTATAAGGACAGATCACATAAGAGAAATAAAACCTTAGTGGGTGTCATGTCATAAAACAACACCAACAgctaaccaaaaaaaaaaaaaaaacagccaGATAATAAATGGACCctcattttatttaaattatatacaaaaataaattcatacagtTACTTATTCCACCAATCAAATATCTTTtacttcatttaaaaaaatatttgaaaattttacaatACAACTCTTGAAATGCACCCATGTATCTCAATTTATTTcggtatttaaaataaatttttggttaaatttttttatgtatagttatttaagatattttataaagttttaaaaaatttagaaaaatttaacatgctaaaaataaagtttaaatatgttATATgcgtgattattttattattattttttttaaagatggtaattattttatgttatatgtatgtgaaatagattgtttgaatattttttttatattgttaattatattaaatttttcaaaattttattaaatattttaaataaaaaaaattgaatataaaaagaaatacgaatattttatattttaaatacgaatataaaaaaattgaataaaacatTTGTCTGAaacataaataagtaaatattgtatcagttatatatttttaaactgAGAAACAGCTATGGAGTGTTTTGCTTTAAATTCAGTCATAATACCGTTAGAGCAGTTTTCCTTAATTCCCGCTTTTCTAATACAATAACTGTCGTACGACGTCGTTTGATAGACATTATTTAACACCAACCTCGTAACGTAAGCATTTCTCTCCCTCCTTTCACCGTTTCAATTTCAAAACACAAAAAAGAATCAAAATTTACACCAAAAACTCCCAACTCATAATTCTAAACCTCTTATCatactcaatatatatataaataaataactctTCTTTACGTTATTCTTTTTCTCCATTTCACCATTGATatcttaatatattaataattaaggacTCAACAACTAGTCAACTAGTTATGCTAATTGCAAGGTcatcaaagaaaaaataataaaccaaAATTATAAACCATACCACCACAGCTCTTATCCACCAATCTTCACCTAATATTCAACTCCAAGGTTTGATCTTTTCCACTTATTTTTTACTATATTATATTCTTTCTCTACCtggaaagtttttttttttcttttctttttttgcattttaatattatattgttattaatttttgttttctgGGGTGTCTTTATAATCTTAATGACAACTTGGATACAGAGCTTTCTGATCTGAATTTTGAAGAAAGAGAGCTCAGATTTTCTGCCATGGAAGATTCTTCAAATGGGAAAGTTGAGGATCAGGCTAAAGAGGTTGTTGTTGAAGATGTGAAAAATGTAGagattgatgatgaatctgagtCTGTAAACAAAAGGGAAATTTCCATTTTTGAGCAAGTTGTTCACAAAGCTGAGGATTTTCTTGATGATCATCATTCTAGTTCGAGTTCTTCTAGTAGCTCTGAGGATGAAAAAGAGGAAGAGATGACTAGTCCTGAAGTGAAAGAAGAGAATTCTGAGAATAAAGATGAGAAAGATGAAGAGGTTGTTGAGGAGAATAGTTTGACTTCTTTGATTGAGAATGAGATTCCTCAAGTATTGGAAGAGTTAGTGTCAAAGATTGAAGCTGTGAGTTCTGTGGTTTCGGGGGAAAGTGATCATGATCAAGAGGAATCTGAATTGCCATTATCAGATCAGAAGAATGAgaccattaataataatatttcagcttTGGCAGAACAAGTTATTGATCATTTCAAAAAGGGTAATGAAGAGAATTCAGGGGAATCAACAGAACAAGTTACTAGTAATGAAAATATACCTGAGAACAGAACAGAATTGGTAAGTTTTGTTTGCTTAGTTTGTGATCtgaaattatgattttttgttttattgttaACAAATTTGGTTGTTGTGTTTTGTTTTCTGAATTTATTAACAGCCTGTTGTACCTGTGACAAGAGATTCTCTACAACAAACTTCATGGAGAAGTTGCTGTGGACTTTTTGAAGCTCTGCTACCATCTGAAAGATAaaggtaataataataataatttagaggaaaataaatgttatgacattactattattattattaaaaagtgTATTAAAAACTTATGTCATAACCATTTTAATTCAGTTTGATTGAGAAATGACACTGTTGTGCGTTCATTCATTAAGCTTTTTTAGAAATTGCAGGTTATCTTTATCTTATACCAACCAATTAAAGTAAGTAGGGTAATGGGTCAGATCAAATCCATTATAGCTTTTTATATAgagatgcttttttttttctttaaatcaATTATTACAACAAGTATGAAGTAATTTATCACTGTTGTGTATAAATGATTTTCCATTAATAAATGAGTTTCTACTTTTGTGCAGAAAAGGAGGAATGTCTCTGTTACAAATTGAAATATTGAATTATGAAGTTTGCAAAGAGTGAAGGTGTCTGTCTAAGATTTATATTTGTTAAGTGTGTGTAGTAGTgttttgctttttctttttcatcaaaagttGTTGTTGTATATGGTGATTTTACCTTTACTATTACTACTATATAACAATCTATATTCAGTTGAGAACCATTGTTTTGTAATTTACATTTATTTCCTTGCTAATGCttgttgaaaaaaatatttggcTCGAATTCTCTTGAATTAATGAACTAATTGTTAAAATAACGATTACTCATAATCATTAAAGCCAAGATCTAGtatttatttagagcatcaaaTACAATAAAACACATACCTCTCATACCATCCATGTGAGCCATTATCCTTCATTGTCTTCCATGAGAATCACCACCAATCCTTGAGCAAAAACTAGAGAGAGCACTTGTGGAGCTAACCCCTTTTGCCTTTACCATACAAACTCAAATTACCTCTTACCACacataacacatatatatatatatatacacatgttATTACCCTTATAACCCTAAGGGGTTATTAACTAATAGGGCTTTTGAGGTCTTTTACGGTatactataatttaatgggccAACTATAGTATTAAGGGTGCTCTCATGTGCctctaacatataattaagtTGCTAACCATCCCATTATGGTTATGAGTAACATTAGGCACATAATTAATGATTGTGTATTATGGAATTAAACCTATGATTGTATTAGTCCATTATAATaattctaacattctcccacttggacaATACAATCACGCCACCATAATAATGTCTATCGCACATAAGGTAACCAATTAAGACGTACATAATATCATATCGACAGGATACATGTATTATGTATGAATTGACCTTGAAGACATTTATCTATTAACAATCATTAACAATCAAACTAAACATGCATGAGGTACGACAAAATTGAGATTATGCGCATTCATCTCGTTTTGTACCTGTCACTTCCTTGAACAACAACATATATGTATAAGCATACATATGTAACAACTATAAAGAAGTGACTTCAGTATCATAATGCATGTTCTAAAACACAAGCCATAAGCAATCCGTACAAAATACTAGCATGTTCAATACATAaataacaaactcccactgagCTTAACAAGCTAGGCTTCCAACAATCCCATTCGAGCAACATGCTCCAAAAATACACATATGGGTAAGCCTTTCGTTAGTGGGTCTGCTAACATGCTAGTGCTAGGCGTGTATTCAATGGAAATAAGAGACTCTGTAACTTTCTCTTTAACAAAATAGtactttatgtcaatatgctttgagCGAGAAGTACTTCTAGTGTTCTTAGAGAAAGCCACTGCTGCAGAATTATCACAATATAATTTCAGCGGCCTCGTGATAAAGGCTACAACATCTAGTGCTGAAATGAAATTCTGCAACCATATTGCCTGACAAGTAGCCTCATAACACGCCATATACTATGCCTCTATCGCGGATAAAGCTGTGAGTGTCTGCTTGACACTTTTCCACGATACAGCTCCTCCAGCCATCATATGAATGTAGCCTGAAGTGGACCCTTTTATCGTCCACGCATCCCGCATGATCAGCGTCACTGAACTCAACTATATCCAGAGTGTCAGCTCGCTAATAGGTCAACATATTATCCTTGGTACCCTGAAGATACCGCATGACCTTCTTAGTCGCTTTCCAATGGCTAAGTCCGGGATCACTCAAGTACCTACCCAACACGCTAACAACAACATCAATATCAGGGCGTGTGCATACTTGAACATACATAAGGCTACCTAACAGTGACGCATAAGGAACAACTTTTATTTCATCTCTCTCTTTATTATTGTGTGGACATTGGGCCTTTGAGAACTTGTCACCCTTCACTATCAGTGCCTTCCCAAAAGAACATGAATGCATGTtgaatcttttcaagatttgatcAATGTAAGTTTTCTGAGACAAAAGAAGAATACCATTGGCCCTATCTTGAAGGATTTGAATCCCAAGCACATAAGAAGCATCGCCAAGGTCTTTCATGTCAAAAATCTAATAAGAGTTGTTTTGTCTCAGCCAACAGGTCAGAATTATTAGATGCAATCaggatgtcatcaacatacaatACTAAGAAAATAAAACTGCTCCCACTGACCTTCATGTATTTACATTGATCCACCACATTCTCCCACTGAAAATCATATCAAACTTGAGATACCATTGTCTTGATGCTTGTCTAAGCCCATATATCTACTTCTTGAGTTTGCAAACCATGTGTTCTTCGCCAGACTTCTCAAAACCTACAAGTTGAGTCATGTACATCCTCAGATAGGTTACCATTCAAGAAGGCAGTCATTACATCCATTTGTTTGAGTTCTAGATCAAAATAGGCAATTATAGCCATAATGATTCGCAACGAATCTTTGGTGGAAACAAGCGAAAAAGTTTCTTTGAAATCAATGTCCTCTCTCTGACTATAGCCTTTAGCCACAAGTCGAGCCTTGCACCTCTCTACTTGCCCATTTGAGTCACGTTTGATCTTATACACCCATTTGCACCTGATGGGTCTACAACCTTTGGGTAGTTCAACCAACACCCAAACTTTATTTTGTGACATAGAACTCAATTCTTCTTTCATTGCATCCACCCACAATGCAGATTTAGGACTATTCACTGCTTCTTGGTAAATGACTGGCTCAGAATCATCTCCCACATTAAACTCATGTTCCTGCATATAGACAAGATAGTCATCAGGAATAGCAGGCCTACAGGCTCTTTGTGATCTTCTCACCACAACCTCATCGTCCCCCTCAAATCAAGATTTTCATCTTGTACTGGATCTTAAAGTTCACCATGAGCAGTTGGAACTTGTTCAATCACAGGGTCATTAGTAGGATTAGAAGCGGAAGCGGAAGCAACAGGTACAGGGACATAGACACACTCTTCCCTGAATACAATTTCCTGACCCTTAATTTGAACCAAATTCATCCTCAAAATAGACAGCTCGGTTTGATTCCATCACCCTGGTGGTGTGAGAGGGACAATAGAACTTAGAACCTCTTGAACCAATAGTGTAGCCTACAAAACTCCCACTGATTGTATTCGGATCCAGCTTCTTAGATTTAGGGTTATAAGGCCTTACCTCAGCTTTGCATCCCCAAACgtgaaaaataacacaaaatcgATTTCTTGCCAGACCACAACTCGTATGGCGTCTTTGGAACCGACTTGCTAGGCACTTGATTCAAGATATAAGCAGCAGTCCTTAATccctcaccccataaaaactctggtaAGCTAGAATGAATTAACATACAACGTACCATATCAAGAAGTGTGTGATTTCTTCTTTCAGCAATTTCATTCTGCTGGGGTGTACCTGGCATTATATATATCTTGCATCAATGCCACGTTCGTGCAAGTATCTGGCAAACGGCCTGGGGTTCCTTCTAGTTTCATCATAACGCCCATAATACTCTTCACCTCTATCAGAATTGACAACTTTAATCTTCTTTCCCTTTTGAAGCTCAACATTCGTCTTGAAAATCTTAAGGCATTTAAAGATTCAGACTTCTCACGAATGAGCTCAATATGACCATATCGGGAAAAATCATCAATGAAGGTAATGAAGTATTTATAGCCGCCCATAGCAGGTGGGACAAAGGACCCACAAAAGTCAGTATGAATAAGCTCCAATACATCTGTGCACTTATTTGACTTACCCTTTCTAACCTTATCAGTTAACTTTCCCTTTTATACAATCAACACATGCAGTGAATTCAGAGAAATCGAGATCTTGAAGTACACCATCTTTCACCAATCTCTCTATTCTATCTCTAAAAACATGGCCCAAACGTTTATGCCAAAGCATGGATGATTTCAATTCTAATCTTGCACGTTTGGAACCAACAACAAcattaagagaagaagaagaaggacaagAGGGAGAAGTAACAGGAACAACACCAAGCAAATCACGCTTATATAAGTTTCCACACAAAATTCCATTTCCAATCAACATAGAGTCACGATACAAAGTCAGTTTTCCAGGTCCAAAATGAAGACTATAACCGAGTCTATCCAAAATAGATATAGAGATCAAATTCCTCCTAATAGAGGGTAAATAAGCAACATCTTGCAACTCCAAAAAATACCCAGTATTCAGCTGCAGATTAACAGTCCCAAAAAATTCAACTCTGACTTTAGTATCGTCTCCCATGTACACATACTTCTCCAACCTACTCGGCCTTCTTCGACTTGTCACTGCCTTTCTTCTCTAAGTGAGCTTTGAGCTTTCGGCAATCAGCTTTCTTATGCCCGAAGCATTGACAAAAGTTGCACTTCCCTTTGAAAAACTCATTCTTATGACCAGTTGAAGAAGAGCTTGCTTGTCCATTTCCCTTAGGATTGGTGGCTTTCTTCTTATGAAACCTTTGGTCACTAGAGTTGTTGGAAGTGGACTCTCTCTTCTGAGAATTTCTTGGGTTCGTTACCATGGACATGCTTCTTGCTTTTCCCTTATCAAGTCCTCATCTTCCTTAGCAAGAATGACAGTCATCTCCTCAACGGTCCATTGCTCCTTTTGAGCATTATAGCTTGATCTGATCGAATCAAATTGAGAGGGAATGGTTTCCATCACAAACCACACCATGTAATCCTCACCAAGATCCAATTCCATGCCCTTGAGCTTTTGGTAACAACCCATCAGTTTGTCAATGTGACATCTAATGTCAACTGAATCAGCATAATTAGTCTGATGGAACAAAGTCAGACATTCATTTTTCTCACtctttgagaattttttttttttgtacttctCCTTGATCGCATTGAGAAAATCTTTTGCAATCTTAGTTTGGGGAATACTACCATGAATGGACTCATCCATGTGATATCTCATAAGCATCAGACAACAACGATTGGAATGCTCCCAATCCTCATAGGACTTTCTATCCTTTTCAGTGGTATCATTATTAGGTTTCGGAGGTGCATAAGTTCTCAAGGCCAAATCCACTCTCATAAGAGTCAAATTCATCACGAGAGATTTTACCCACTACTTGTGGTTAGTTCCGTTCAGCGTCAACATGGCAGAGGTTCTTGGATTGCTTAAAGCTAATGAGGAACAAGAGCAATAACCATTAAATGCATGTTATAACATAATCATGCCATTTGTGCTCTCTTCTCATAAATAAATGATCGCAAAATAACACATGATCATTATGCATGCTAGAGTTCTCACACAACTTAACAAGATGGAACTCATACACAGGTAAGAAAaatctattaaatattataatcaaatgCATTAATTTACTATCGAAAGGATAGATAAATTgtgattcataatatttaataattttcttcacCATATTACGCATCTTTAATAAGCAACCATCATTGATAGGATAATTAATTACTCATAAAGATCTCAATGTTATTTGGAGGAAAAAATACAatacttaaataaattaatatttaagtgttCCTCATCACCAAACAATTTCCCATGCTTAATCTTACGATAGGCAAGAAAATAAGCATTAATTGTTGAAATAAATCACAAAATTTATGCCACAATACTAAAATTATCAACCAAATATGAATTAAATTCATGCAATTAGTATTGTACATGCCAAGAAATAATagagaattaaaaaatatgagaaattgTGGAAAATGACCCAAAATGGGCCacgcacgcgcccccacgcgccctgagaattttgtttttttttttttaataaacacGTGTCcgtacgacatgtcgtttgacggaaacgacgtgtcgtttggaCAAACGACGTGCGCACGGGGTAGACGGCAAACGACCGTCGTTCGCGAGGCTGGCCCAGGTCAgagaaacgacatgtcgtttgtgcGGGATCGGATCCCCCATCCtgcgacatgtcgtttttgagCGTTCCCAAAGGCTGAAAAACGACGCGTCGTTTTTCTTCGGTTGGGGCTGAATCTTAAGGgcgaacgacatgtcgtttttcctGACAgaggaaaacgacatgtcgtttacagTCGTCCCTGTCGCCCAAATTTGCTCAGTCGGGTCCGTGGGTCTGAAATTCGGATCGGCGCGACCCGGTTCGTGATCCGGCCATATCTCCCACATCCGGTCACCAAATTCGACGCCGTTTGAGGCGTTTTGTCACATTTTTAATTCTCTATCATTTTCTAATACCcatttaattcaaaaaacacaaaataatagataaaatattttGAATCCAAAATGGGTTTTCCTCCATTAATGAACTTTATAAAAACttgatattttactataaaATCATATAGCAACAGtccaaatattaagaaaaaaacccATTCTTCAACATTTAATCTCATATTATCTCTTCCCAATACATTAatccgaaaataaaaaaaaaaattcagatttGAAAATGGGTTTATGGGAAAAAGTTTGAGCCCTAAAATCAATAACtttagctctgataccaattgttaaaaTAACGATTACTCATAATCATTAAAGCCAAGATCTAGtatttatttagagcatcaaaTACAATAAAACACATACCTCTCATACCATCCATGTGAGCCATTATCCTTCATTGTCTTCCATGAGAATCACCACCAATCCTTGAGCAAAAACTAGAGAGAGCACTTGTGGAGCTAACCCCTTTTGCCTTTACCATACAAACTCAAATTACCTCTTACCACacataacacatatatatatatatatacacatgttATTACCCTTATAACCCTAAGGGGTTATTAACTAATAGGGCTTTTGAGGTCTTTTACGGTatactataatttaatgggccAACTATAGTATTAAGGGTGCTCTCATGTGCctctaacatataattaagtTGCTAACCATCCCATTATGGTTATGAGTAACATTAGGCACATAATTAATGATTGTGTATTATGGAATTAAACCTATGATTGTATTAGTCCATTATAATAATTCTAACACTAATATctatttgtttgtttatttaatttcatttcAATAAAGTTGAAATCTACATATGTGAAACAACCTAAgaatactcttttttttttttttttttttttttttttgagataggCACTTGAGGTTTTTTAAGAGATTtattaaatacttaaatttaatttttaattacaaataaaattttcaattaaatttttgaCGATAATAATAACTTAGTTGTATTTCTAGAACTCTGTAAGTACTTGACCGTTAAATGTCAAGTCATTATCCacgtgttatatatatatatttttgaagaaAGATAAATTTTATTAAGACAAATCCGTTGTTACAAAATCACTCAAAAATCGTGGACAAATATCTGTCCAAATACAATCTCCTAAACTAGTAACAGAGGTTGCCAGAGTGTGGGCACCATTCACTAATCGCTGAATGGGGCTGTAAGAATCACCACCAACAGcatctaataaaaaatagatatcTACTAAAATAGACTgaatactaaaattaatatgaAGCTTCGTAATCCGACCAATCGCCACAGTAAAATCACTATTAATGAGGGATATATTAAAACCAAATTGATGCGCAAGAGTCAAACCCATACGAACATCAAGCAGCTCCGCCACATTAGCAGAGAAATCACCTACCACACTTGATGACCATGCCAACCAAACCACCCCTCTACATCCCGTATTACTCCCCCCAATCCGACAAAGCCCCTTCCCAGAACTATCGAAGCATCCGTTGTTAGAGCAAATGATTCAAGAGGAGGTGGCGTCCATCGAGTAGCACGGTTTACAACTGagtttcatgttatttttttatgggtatatttaaattaattttttttttaataaaaattaaatttaggtatttatttgtaactaagagttttatttttttaaatagaaaaCGTTTATTAAATAGAAAGAATTAAATCTCACGGTCATTACAAAAGATGATCTTAAAAATAGACGAGATAGATAATCAACCAAGTAGATTGTAAGTAAAATTCATTTTACCACATTATAAGCCATAAAGTTACAAGttctaataatattacaaaacaaATAACTAACAAAAGATGTCATGATtctgttaaaaaaataaagtagttTGTAAccagaaattaaacttaaatatttatgtcaCAAATTACCCATTTATTTACAGAAGGATTCAACCTTAATCAAGGTCGGATACAACAGAAAATTCTGGCCACcaaatataattcttagatatgACAATAACACACTTAGCTAAAACATGTGTACACTATTACAAATACAAGATGTAGAACAAAAAACCAAAGACAACATTTTGCCTGACTTCGTCACTATATTGATTTAAATCATTTAGTCACATAATTTGATTAAAGCAACTAACTTAAGTTGTTTCTattctaatttctaaattgtatTCACAATTTGATCTGTATTTTAAATCAAACGTCGTTTTTCGAAGATATCGTCgttttttaaatttgaagttTTCGTAACTTTTGtcgtttaaatttttatattattattactattta includes:
- the LOC115701166 gene encoding nuclear localization sequence-binding protein, yielding MEDSSNGKVEDQAKEVVVEDVKNVEIDDESESVNKREISIFEQVVHKAEDFLDDHHSSSSSSSSSEDEKEEEMTSPEVKEENSENKDEKDEEVVEENSLTSLIENEIPQVLEELVSKIEAVSSVVSGESDHDQEESELPLSDQKNETINNNISALAEQVIDHFKKGNEENSGESTEQVTSNENIPENRTELPVVPVTRDSLQQTSWRSCCGLFEALLPSER